The Asterias amurensis chromosome 19, ASM3211899v1 genomic interval ATTTCGGCAGCCCCCACTCCTGGCCTTCCAATCTTGAAAGGAAGAGCATTATAGGCATAACTGGTAAACCATGCACATAggcagttattttgttttccccatGACCAAGCGCTTTGTTTGTACGTCACTATAACTTAATTATGTGATACATTTTATTATCAAACAAGACTacttgggggtgggggggggggggacgactGCATGAGATGCACCCCCATACCAACATTCCTTTGGCCCGCTCCCAATTTGACGCTGCTTTTTTGGTGTCAAGTGGTGGCGCCCTACATGACAACAAGTCCAggcaaaacaagatggcagccaCCATGACAGCGACAGACCCAATTTCAAACCAAGGAGAAAGAACCGTTTTCAGCGGGTGTAGTGAGGATGATCAGGCTTGTGCCAAGTTGTTCTGGCAGTCACTGACCCTTCAGCCACCGATTGAGTCACGACTCGTCTCTGGGGATGTGAAACAGAGGCTGAAAGTTGCCCCGCCGGGAAGACAGAGTAAGGaaattacatttgttttttaacatgtttaacgCTACACCAACACGACCATAGTCTATAGTGAGTCTCACTACAGTTTTATTACAATACAACACTAAATGATACATGACTACAGAAACAATAATATCAACAATGAATAGCATGTTAACATTGCAATTGACTAGTAGTACTAGTTTTAGTAGTATAACTATTCGGCAGTGCATTTGCTATGGATTTCTCCACACCAGTCCCAGccacaaacaacaaaaattacaaagggGTCCAGAAATGACAAAAAGATCCAAACGAAATAGCTTGAAAATCATTGCCTAGAATGCCTACCTACGCCCTACGCTACGGCTACATTTAGATTTACTTTTTCTTAACTTAGTTACACTGCAGTCTGCACTGCCTCCTCTAGCCCAGTGGATTCCGGCACCCCAGATTCCTCCATTGCATGCAACGCACTGGCAGCTTCCTACCAGGGCTACAGTACACTGCCTTATGCCTGGCTTCTCTCGATAAATTAATATATTTGTCTAGCTAGTATAGGTAACATGAGAATGAGATGCAACATCCCAGGCAATTAGTTTTACTCATGATCATGAAATGGATAGTTGTTGTGTTTCAAATCGatgctttttaaaggcagtggacactattggtaattactcaacataattattagcataaaacctttcttggtgacgagtaatggggagaggttggtggtatacaacaatgtgggaaacagctccctctgaagtgccatagttttcgagaaagaagtaattttccacgaatttgatttcgagacctcaggtttgaacttgaggtctcaaaatcaaccatctaaacacccacaacttcgtgtgacaagggcgtttttttctttttattattatctcgcaactttgatgaccaattgagctcaatttttcacaggttagttattttatgcatgtttaaatacaccaactgtgaaggctagtctttgacagttacaaatagtgtccactgcctttaagtccacAATCTGGGAAACATATCACAACCTTAAGTTTtagattgtttgttttgtttgtttgtttgtttgtttgtttgttttgtttgtttgtttgtttgttttgtttgttgatcttcctatcaagggaactcggcaaactcccagaAAGGGattaaacaccaagctggcaacagccaatctctcacaCAAACATTGGTTCGTAACGTCTATTTACGAACTACACATATCGGAAGTTGTGACTCATTTACTAgatgacaatatttttttagtcattgtgaaatcagcggttagctgggggattcgaacccacaaccatgtgattgcaagtcctgcagtctcaTATACTTTGGACTCTCACTCATGAGGTCAAGTGTCAGGTTTGCCTCTGATGCATTATGGGTAGTGGATGTGCTTTATGATGAcaacattattttgatttacAGACGTAGAAAACCAGATTAATGTTCTTCATAAATTATAatatcatttgtttgttttccctcAGCTGTGAATCTGGCTTATGAGAAAATGGAAAAATCACAAAGTAAGTATTAAAGTCTGTTAAAACTTTTATCTGGGGTACCTTTTGGCGGCCGTTACCAATGGGGCCTTTTATCTGTTTCGGTCATTGGTCAGTAATTAACCAATGGCCATTCAACCGAAACCGTTATTAATTAAGACCGCCAAAATGCACCCCAAGAGAATGCtagtttgtttacttttaaaggcagtggacactattggtaattgtcaaagactagccttcacagttggtgtatcacaacatatgcatcaaataactaacctgttaaaatttgagctcaatcggtcatcaaagttgcgagataataatgaaagaagaaaacacctttgtcacacgaagttgtgtgcgtttagatggttgatttcgagacctcaagttctaaacttgaggtctcgaaatcaaattcctggaaaattacctctttctcgaaaactatatggcacttcagagggagctttttctcacaaggttttataccatcaacctctccacattactcatcaccaagaaaggttttatgctaataattattttgagtaattaccaatagtgtccactgcctttaaagggaaggttcactatcggtaattgtcaaagaccagtgttctcacttggtgtatctcaacatgcataaaataataaatctgtgaaaattggagctcaattggtcatcagggttgggagaaaatgacaaagaaaaaaaaacaccctttgttggacaaatttgtgtgtgatttcagatagaaataaaagaagtcttttattactttaGTGAGTACCtcttctcaaaatctatgctactttagagggagccgttttgcacaatgttttatactaccaacagctctctaatgctcgttaccaagtcagtttttaagttaatatttgttattgagTAACtacaaaacgtgtaccttcccgttAAATGTCACACTCACacatttttgtaaactttgtgcCACAAtcaaactatgccacttcagcttatagcgccctctttagcCTCTGTTCAAATTGGTGGCTATGGCTCAGCCCTAGAGGCTGAATCAGCGCATCATCAAGTGTTATAGGGATATGACTTCCAGAGCAAGACCCTTAGCAACACTCATAGCCATAGTCATTACCATCAATTCAGTAATGTCCTCAGTTCCTGCTTATGGTATTGATAAACGACGAATTGCCATACAATTTAAAGgcctattcataaataccccagacagtttctctactcgtattggtggagagcgcgtcacgtgggtgtgcacaaaccttttgttaatgaccggtaaaaagtgttaattcatgagcGTGACACATGAACTTGCAcccctgttcttataagacagtttcttcattcctattgatcGAGAGCAACTGCTGAAACAGTTATGCCACATCACGGGGTACGCGCGGCGCGCACAGCAATCCCTTGTAAGGAGTAGTTTTTCCGAGGGCGACGGAGGGCTTTACCCACCATTTcaaagctggaggggtgttgtgttgaaagaaataatttaacaattataatgtttgcattatagtggtttaaacccgtcgTATgcggcctggttctttataatttaactccacttcgtctcggtaaaactatcaagaaccaggcctcgttgggattaaaccactagttgaaaacgtcttcaccacacattgattcccttagttgtGTCTGCTGTTTCTGGTTTTCTGAATGTGCTACCCCACTATGTATGCTTATCACACATGTTGTAGCACTGATCTAAAccacaaaaaaatatgttatatgACCTCCTTTCTAACCATAGGTATTCTGGAAGTCTTATTTTACCGATTCTTTTATAGAAGTTTTAAGAAGCatatttcataattttgtttgattattttaaattgtgtttctAGAACTGAATGACTTCCTGCAGAAAGCACAGGCAGAGGTGATCTACGCTCAGAGTATGAAGCTGACAAAACAGGTACTTGGGTGTTATGCCATAGGTCTCAAACCCCTGACGATGACCGTCTTCGAGTCACCTCTTTATTAGTACTAAAGTCATTGAGTCATAAATCTTGGTACTAAAGTCCTGGAGTCACAAATCTCAGTGTTACAgtcctgggccaaatttcatagcgctgcttattggtaagcaaatttgcgtgcttactgtatagtagcagaaaaatttgcttaagccttaatTTGCGTATTTCACagtttagcagaaaaatttggcGGCCGTATTGCGTGTTTAttgtggatttgcattgtgatgtcatttatTTACGtgtggtaagcaccggaaggttaggcGTGCCTTTTCGTGTGTTTAcgattagcagcgctatgaaatagaaaccgCACAGTAACCAAAAAATGGGCCGATAAGCttcgctatgaaattgggcccaggtagaaACCCCACCTTGGAATTGGGTCTCAAACGCTAGTACTATAGAGTCTCAAATCCCAGTAGCCAacttagggctagatagctcacttggtagagcgccagcacattaatctggaggtcgttggatcaaatcccactctagtattattttcaaaatccaaatgagttcaaatttacccagtcagtttcccaaattcccttgtggtttattatttgaaatctgaaataaatagacGCATCCCCTTGGGTGGTCCCCTCTTTGTTGTAAGCTTGTGTGTGATTCCTGGCTACACTACAGTTATTGGCTTAATgccttctgactggcaccccgaacaaagatatagactaaatagggagaccgccaacatagggctagaaagctcagttggtaaagcgccggtacgttaatccagaggtcattggttcatatcccgctctagtaatttttttaaaattcattaagtttgtcttttttctttaaatgcAGGCCATCGCCAGGCAAGAGACGCTACATCTTCACAAGAAGAGGACAATGGAAAGACGAGAGGTACTTGACAatattttcagtaaaaaaaattctgccaCCACCACTGTAACATCACAACGTTGTTGGATGGAATCAGGTCAAGCTtacagctgatttcacaatgactagaatgtGTGTGATTCATAATGATCGTTGATGAAAAACCAATGTTAGTATGAGAGAGATTAcagctgttgccagcttggtgttcatGCAGCCTAGTGGGAGCTCTGCCGAGTTCTCTTGTTGCTAGATCATCATAAAGGttctggacactgttggtaattactcaaaataaatactagcatgaaactttacttggtaacaagcaatggagagctgttgatagtataaaacattgcgagaaacaactccctcttaagtcatgtagtttttgagaaagaagtaatttctcactcaacctaaaatatttgaatttgatttcgagacctcaattagactttgaggtctcgaaatcaagcatctgaaggcactcaacttgtgcaacaaggcgttttttcttccatcattctgtcgcaacttcgacgaccaattgaatttgagttggttattttatgttgagatacaccaagtgagaatactggtctttattACCTacggtgtccagtgtctctaagtaacaaacacacaaacactaGTTACTGAACCaaagatatacatgtattggGAAACTAAATGTttcattacaaatttattttggcAGAAAGAAGCTATATCCCACAGACCAGTGCCACCATCGCTTCTTGACGAAGAAGAGTAAGTATTTTAAGCTTTTAAAACTTCTTATTCATTATCAAGGTTTTCTTTTAAACTCAACTTGATGGCAacctttgttttaaaaaaggtttagttCTTCAAAGATTCGGTGGGGAATCTTGGTATACATGTAGAATTAAACCTACTTCATTTTGTTTATGCTTGATGTATTTTTGTCCATAGTTATTAATTTCATAAACTTCTAAACAAATTCTGaaatttttgtaatttaaaagctcataattttacaaaatttgaaCTAGTGAATAATTTCtatctgaacaattttcttaAAAGAAGCAAAATCTCACAAGGCATCaggaataaaaaatattatttttttctttttttacccatacaccaatgtgtgttagcactgtatactcagtactttccccgagtcctgtgaaaaaaatatcacaggcattttactcgggtgggattcgaacccacgacccttgcaattttacagcagtgtcttaccaactagactaccgaggttgccctgtagctagaggcagtttgaatcctatgttttggcagcgggtacagcAACGATATAAGAaatgttaatatttttgttattggtttttcttcttctgacaGTGACTTCGATCAAGCTGCAGAGATGGAGGCATCTCAGGCCATGGCTGATCTTGATGCATTTACCAAGAAGATTGATAACAAGGAGAGTAGGTGATATGAGCCAAGTATTGACCCTTGAGGAACCTCTTATGAATGCATTCCGTCTGATCATAGATTGGAACTTTCCAAGATGTCTCGTAAACTGACTGCATGAACAGAGCCCTCTGTTGTTTAACTTGTTAAGCGAGTCTTTAAACGGCTTGGCTGGACCAAGAACAGATACTTGATGAACCTTAACACCGTTTCAATCAATTTATGTATGTATATAGTCAATAAGAACTTTCAATCATAAATTTTATACTGGCTGCCCGAACAGAGCCCTCCTTTTTTAAGCTTTGTTTCACAGTGTCGT includes:
- the LOC139951302 gene encoding cilia- and flagella-associated protein HOATZ-like; translated protein: MAATMTATDPISNQGERTVFSGCSEDDQACAKLFWQSLTLQPPIESRLVSGDVKQRLKVAPPGRQTVNLAYEKMEKSQKLNDFLQKAQAEVIYAQSMKLTKQAIARQETLHLHKKRTMERREKEAISHRPVPPSLLDEEDDFDQAAEMEASQAMADLDAFTKKIDNKESR